In a genomic window of uncultured Flavobacterium sp.:
- the ilvN gene encoding acetolactate synthase small subunit, with product MKQEYTLTAYTEDQMGLLNKITIMLTRKKISIESLNISTCEIDKMYRCTLVINETFEIARNIALQIEKIIEVFKCYYSTNEEIVWKQMGLFKVKTSSFINEENINQLLRKYNAKFILIEKDFTVFEATGQEDEINNLASELKNFGLIEFIKTPRIALALTSEAFEL from the coding sequence ATGAAACAAGAATATACTTTAACAGCCTACACCGAAGATCAAATGGGATTACTCAATAAAATAACCATTATGCTTACGCGAAAAAAAATCAGTATAGAAAGCCTCAATATCTCTACTTGCGAAATTGACAAAATGTACAGATGTACGCTCGTTATAAATGAAACTTTTGAAATCGCCAGAAATATTGCGCTTCAAATCGAAAAAATCATCGAAGTTTTTAAATGTTATTACAGCACAAATGAAGAAATTGTCTGGAAACAAATGGGATTATTTAAAGTAAAGACTTCTAGTTTTATCAATGAAGAAAACATAAATCAATTACTTAGAAAATACAACGCAAAATTTATACTAATCGAAAAAGATTTCACTGTTTTTGAAGCAACAGGACAAGAAGATGAAATCAATAATTTGGCTTCCGAATTAAAAAACTTCGGATTAATCGAATTTATAAAAACTCCCAGAATTGCTCTCGCACTAACCAGCGAAGCTTTCGAGCTATAA
- the msrA gene encoding peptide-methionine (S)-S-oxide reductase MsrA, whose protein sequence is MENLKKAYIAGGCFWGMEDLFRVRPGVKDTEVGYIGGDNENPTYPNHPGHAEGIEITYDTNETSFKELLDYFFRMHDPTTVDRQGNDRGSSYRSAIFIQNEEEKQDADEVIKIVDDSGKWPGKVVTTLEPYSKFWTAEEYHQDYLVKNPNGYTCHFERFGTSFL, encoded by the coding sequence ATGGAAAATTTAAAAAAAGCGTACATAGCCGGAGGTTGTTTTTGGGGAATGGAAGACTTATTTCGCGTACGACCTGGAGTAAAAGATACTGAAGTAGGTTATATTGGCGGAGACAACGAAAATCCAACCTATCCAAATCATCCGGGACATGCCGAAGGAATAGAAATTACATACGACACTAACGAAACTTCGTTTAAAGAATTATTAGATTATTTTTTCAGAATGCATGATCCAACAACTGTAGACAGACAAGGTAATGACAGAGGTTCAAGTTACAGATCTGCGATATTTATTCAGAATGAGGAGGAAAAACAAGATGCTGATGAAGTAATTAAAATTGTTGATGATTCGGGTAAATGGCCGGGCAAAGTTGTTACGACGCTGGAACCTTATTCAAAATTCTGGACTGCCGAAGAATATCATCAGGATTATCTTGTGAAAAATCCAAATGGTTATACTTGCCATTTTGAGCGATTCGGAACTTCGTTTTTATAA
- a CDS encoding ATP-binding protein, whose product MNNLLQPLPNNETERLAALKRYNILDTLPEYAFDDATALVAYICGVPIAHISFIDENRQWFKSEIGIGVTEVPRDISFCRYTIMQSELVEISDTFLSERFKDDPNVLDGFKVRFYAGIPLTTPDGYNIGTICAIDHVSKELNENQRNALSIVAKHIINQLELRTKNIDLAAQKKIAERAVLAKDNFLANMSHEIRTPLNAIIGFTDLLAQTFLDTIQRDYVNSVQIAQENLLLIVNDILDLSKIESGNLTIDAEPFHLKNTLKHVYDLLKVKVSANVEFNLFLDADMPEMVIGDQGRLNQILVNLAGNALKFTEEGEVTISVKKISETNDQYSLRFSVKDTGIGINEAKLKSIFERFTQAEESTTRKFGGTGLGLNIVKQLIELQNSEIHVKSKPGFGSEFFFTLTYKKANHIETTVETTTAYNPGNLKILLCEDNALNQKLVKSVIHNFGFKLDIVGNGEEGIALLSKNKYDLVLMDLQMPVKDGYQTTEYIRNEMNLTVPIIAMTAHSLVGEQELCYKIGMNAYVPKPFKQEQLLEAIKTVITKDVDPIQKRIIDFSFIDEVSSGEADFRKDMIDLFLEKIPNEVIELGKAIRNNDYNTAMRICHNMKSSLDIFMLKDLSNYLSTIEKEAKHEHFNSKTIEKIKALDYEIAEVFKILKELR is encoded by the coding sequence ATGAATAATCTACTACAACCTTTACCTAACAACGAGACAGAGCGACTTGCGGCATTAAAGCGTTACAATATTCTCGATACTTTGCCTGAATATGCTTTTGATGATGCAACAGCACTTGTTGCTTATATCTGCGGTGTGCCCATTGCACATATTTCTTTTATAGACGAAAACAGACAATGGTTTAAATCTGAAATTGGAATTGGAGTAACAGAAGTTCCTCGTGATATTAGTTTTTGCAGATATACAATCATGCAATCCGAATTGGTTGAAATATCCGATACTTTTTTAAGCGAAAGATTTAAAGACGATCCAAATGTTCTTGATGGTTTTAAAGTGAGATTCTATGCCGGAATTCCGCTTACAACGCCAGATGGTTATAATATTGGAACTATTTGTGCAATCGACCATGTTTCAAAAGAGTTGAATGAAAATCAACGAAATGCACTTTCGATTGTTGCAAAGCACATTATCAATCAATTAGAATTAAGAACAAAAAATATTGACCTTGCAGCTCAGAAAAAAATTGCCGAACGCGCAGTTTTGGCAAAAGATAATTTTCTGGCTAATATGAGTCACGAAATCAGAACGCCATTAAATGCTATTATTGGTTTTACAGATCTTTTGGCACAAACTTTTCTGGATACAATTCAGCGTGATTATGTTAATAGCGTACAAATTGCCCAAGAGAATTTACTTTTAATTGTAAATGATATTCTGGATCTTTCTAAAATTGAATCCGGAAACCTGACTATTGATGCGGAACCATTTCATTTAAAAAATACGCTGAAACACGTTTATGATTTACTAAAAGTAAAAGTTTCTGCAAATGTCGAATTCAATCTTTTTCTCGATGCCGATATGCCAGAAATGGTAATTGGCGATCAGGGAAGATTGAATCAAATTCTGGTTAACCTTGCGGGAAATGCACTAAAATTTACAGAAGAAGGTGAAGTTACCATTTCTGTCAAAAAAATTAGTGAAACTAATGATCAATATTCGCTTAGATTCTCTGTAAAAGACACCGGAATTGGTATTAATGAAGCTAAACTTAAAAGTATTTTCGAAAGATTTACGCAAGCCGAAGAAAGTACAACACGAAAATTTGGCGGTACAGGACTTGGTCTTAATATTGTAAAACAACTTATTGAATTGCAGAATTCTGAGATTCATGTAAAAAGTAAACCCGGATTTGGTTCCGAATTTTTCTTTACTCTTACTTATAAAAAAGCAAATCATATTGAAACCACAGTTGAAACTACAACTGCTTATAATCCCGGAAATCTTAAAATACTTCTTTGCGAAGACAACGCTTTGAACCAAAAACTGGTAAAAAGTGTTATTCATAATTTTGGTTTTAAATTGGATATTGTTGGAAATGGTGAAGAAGGAATCGCTCTTTTATCCAAAAATAAATATGATTTAGTGTTGATGGATCTTCAGATGCCAGTAAAAGATGGTTATCAAACGACAGAATACATCAGAAACGAAATGAACTTAACAGTTCCTATTATTGCAATGACCGCGCATTCTCTTGTGGGCGAACAGGAACTTTGTTATAAAATTGGAATGAATGCTTACGTTCCTAAACCTTTCAAACAAGAACAACTTTTAGAAGCTATAAAAACAGTTATAACTAAAGATGTTGATCCGATACAAAAGAGAATAATCGATTTTTCTTTTATTGATGAGGTTTCAAGCGGTGAAGCAGATTTTAGAAAAGATATGATTGATCTTTTTCTGGAAAAAATTCCTAACGAAGTTATAGAATTAGGTAAAGCAATTCGCAATAACGATTATAATACAGCAATGAGAATTTGCCACAATATGAAATCCAGTCTGGATATTTT
- a CDS encoding TonB-dependent receptor, whose product MKPATHVLKSTGTSSQREKLFYTILFLFVVFSSFSQQKISGKITDANKIPIPGVSVLEKNTSNGAVSDFDGNFQITLKNKDSKLVFTYLGFITQEISVSNKNVVNIVLQESKQELNEVVVVGYGTQKKSRITSAIASVKEKDFTRGAINDASDLIKGKVAGLTISNGSGDPGSSPNITLRGFSSLKGNNGPLVLINGVPGSIDTVAPNEIASIDVLKDASAAAIYGTRGANGVILITTKTVNSDIPPTITYSTFTTTSDFAKKAKFIDASQQRALRSQGVTLPFTDGGASTNWLDEISRTGLSQNHNLALKGGTAKTNYIVNLNYVNQTGVFNNTYNKEYRFSFDVNHSMFNDKLKINLSLLNGTRDMGISEDIAAYAYRQAMIRNPTAPVYNPNGTYNEDRNKLQYYNPVAILNETTQDRNSTWQRFTANLTLDLLPGWDVGAQLSKNKNTALNGYAETKKHYSNTINGRNGVASRDTGATDNDYVEITSKYHKTLGNHDFTVLGGYSYQYTINEGFSARNSDFPTDAFSYNNLEAGNGLSDGTASMDSYKNDSKLIGFFGRLNYNFNSKYDLLFSIRREGSSKFGNNHKWGNFPAVSAGWSINKESFLKDATAVNTLKLRAGYGETGVIPNDPYMSMTLYKYDGYFFSNGKWVKGLEPVSNPNPDLRWEKTAEVNIGLDFGFFNNRISGSIDFYNKKTSDMLWDYAVPTPPYLFPQITANVGKMENKGFEILLNTIPVKTDKFLWNSSMTFSHNKNKLTSLSNDLYKIEGDFLNTGNTGDPISFETHRLEVGQSIGNFWGLKSVDITTDGKWIVELPDGTRKTLTTEMYNDANKQYLGNGIPQYYAGWTNTFSYKKFDLSVVLIGAFDFQILNTQRMFYENPTIAYNMLDSAYDKVYDKSVLNYNQTYVSYYIEQGDYVKVDNVTFSYNFDVKPLKIINAMRLYVSGNNLATITKYKGLDPEIKRADPLSQGMDGRDKYPSTRGITLGLNVTF is encoded by the coding sequence ATGAAACCAGCCACGCATGTTTTAAAAAGTACAGGAACATCTTCTCAAAGAGAAAAGTTGTTCTATACGATTTTGTTTTTGTTTGTTGTTTTTAGCTCATTTTCACAACAGAAAATTAGCGGAAAAATAACAGATGCAAATAAGATTCCTATTCCGGGAGTATCAGTTTTAGAGAAAAATACCTCTAATGGCGCTGTAAGTGATTTCGATGGAAATTTTCAGATTACACTTAAAAATAAAGATTCAAAATTAGTTTTTACTTATTTAGGTTTTATAACTCAGGAAATTTCTGTTTCAAATAAGAATGTAGTAAATATTGTTCTTCAGGAAAGTAAACAAGAATTAAATGAAGTAGTTGTTGTTGGATACGGAACTCAGAAAAAATCAAGAATTACAAGTGCGATAGCCAGTGTAAAAGAAAAAGATTTTACAAGAGGAGCAATCAATGACGCTTCTGATCTTATAAAAGGTAAAGTTGCGGGTCTAACTATTAGTAACGGTTCTGGAGATCCGGGTTCATCGCCAAATATTACATTACGTGGATTTTCAAGTTTAAAAGGTAATAATGGTCCTTTGGTCTTAATTAATGGTGTTCCGGGAAGTATTGATACGGTTGCTCCAAATGAAATTGCTTCGATAGATGTTTTGAAAGATGCATCGGCGGCAGCAATTTACGGAACAAGAGGGGCAAATGGAGTAATTCTTATTACAACTAAAACAGTAAATAGCGATATACCGCCAACAATTACGTACTCAACATTTACTACAACATCTGATTTTGCTAAAAAGGCTAAGTTTATAGATGCCAGTCAACAAAGAGCTTTACGTTCTCAAGGTGTTACATTGCCTTTTACTGATGGCGGCGCAAGCACAAATTGGTTAGATGAAATCTCAAGAACAGGATTATCTCAAAATCATAATTTAGCTTTAAAAGGCGGAACTGCTAAAACAAACTATATCGTAAACCTTAATTATGTCAATCAAACTGGGGTTTTTAATAATACTTATAATAAAGAATACAGATTTTCATTTGATGTAAATCATAGCATGTTCAATGATAAGTTAAAAATTAATTTAAGCTTATTAAACGGAACACGCGATATGGGTATTAGCGAAGATATTGCTGCATATGCTTACAGACAAGCAATGATTAGAAATCCTACGGCTCCTGTATATAACCCAAATGGTACTTATAATGAAGATAGAAACAAGCTTCAATATTACAATCCAGTTGCAATTTTGAATGAAACGACACAAGACAGAAACAGTACATGGCAAAGATTTACCGCTAATTTAACTTTGGATTTATTACCGGGATGGGATGTAGGTGCACAGCTTTCAAAAAATAAAAATACAGCTTTGAATGGTTATGCTGAAACTAAAAAACATTATTCAAATACAATAAATGGTAGAAATGGTGTTGCTTCAAGAGATACTGGAGCTACAGATAATGATTATGTTGAGATAACATCAAAATACCACAAGACTTTAGGAAACCACGACTTTACAGTATTAGGAGGTTATAGTTATCAATATACTATTAATGAAGGATTTTCTGCCCGTAATTCTGATTTTCCAACGGATGCATTTTCGTATAATAATTTAGAAGCAGGAAATGGTTTGTCAGATGGTACTGCATCTATGGATAGTTATAAAAATGACAGTAAATTAATTGGATTCTTTGGTAGGTTAAACTACAACTTTAACAGTAAATACGATTTGTTATTTAGTATCAGACGAGAAGGTTCTTCTAAGTTTGGAAACAATCACAAATGGGGTAATTTCCCAGCAGTTTCTGCAGGATGGAGTATTAACAAAGAATCTTTTCTTAAAGACGCTACGGCTGTAAATACTTTAAAATTAAGAGCAGGTTATGGAGAAACAGGAGTAATACCTAATGATCCTTATATGTCAATGACATTATACAAATATGATGGATATTTCTTTAGTAACGGAAAATGGGTTAAAGGTTTAGAACCGGTGAGTAATCCAAATCCTGATTTGCGTTGGGAGAAAACAGCAGAGGTAAATATTGGTCTTGATTTTGGATTTTTCAATAATAGAATTAGCGGAAGCATTGATTTCTATAATAAAAAAACAAGCGATATGTTATGGGATTATGCTGTACCAACTCCTCCTTATTTGTTCCCTCAAATTACGGCAAATGTTGGAAAAATGGAAAATAAAGGATTTGAAATTCTTCTTAACACAATTCCTGTTAAGACAGATAAATTCCTTTGGAACTCTTCAATGACTTTTTCGCACAATAAAAATAAGCTGACGAGTCTTTCTAATGATTTATATAAAATTGAAGGAGACTTTTTGAATACCGGAAATACAGGAGATCCAATTTCGTTTGAAACACATAGATTAGAAGTAGGACAATCAATAGGTAATTTCTGGGGATTAAAATCTGTAGATATTACGACTGATGGAAAATGGATTGTTGAATTGCCGGACGGAACAAGAAAAACACTTACTACAGAAATGTATAATGATGCGAATAAGCAATATTTAGGAAACGGTATTCCGCAATATTATGCTGGATGGACGAATACTTTTTCATACAAAAAATTTGATTTAAGTGTTGTATTAATAGGAGCTTTTGATTTTCAAATCTTAAATACACAACGTATGTTTTATGAAAATCCAACAATTGCTTACAATATGTTAGACAGTGCATATGATAAAGTGTATGATAAGTCAGTACTAAACTACAATCAAACTTATGTAAGTTATTATATCGAACAAGGAGATTATGTAAAAGTAGACAACGTAACCTTCTCGTATAATTTTGATGTAAAACCATTGAAAATTATCAATGCAATGAGATTGTATGTATCTGGAAATAATTTAGCTACAATTACAAAATACAAAGGATTGGATCCTGAGATAAAAAGAGCAGATCCTTTGTCACAAGGAATGGATGGAAGAGATAAATATCCAAGCACAAGAGGTATTACACTAGGTTTAAATGTAACTTTTTAA